A region from the Triticum aestivum cultivar Chinese Spring chromosome 3D, IWGSC CS RefSeq v2.1, whole genome shotgun sequence genome encodes:
- the LOC123076035 gene encoding uncharacterized protein, with protein MWRRELEWPVARLVIKRKIGHDVATVGRRKKIESVGGCAALIWWRGGGGSSNHAAVIQRRRKRPIRPIWRWATANPATGAVERSDLVAERYSVVRWAAKASSCPPIPFSPSHQKVYGGCAVLPSSADCCFVGSQIRLRGRWKGDRRRGASTRRPLCEHDDISVSLSHGFSSRGKHIARRSSHAGPGTSSINPLKRKRGVYGKKKKKMIPVTPQEDLLFASSASESDGDEDTDMSSGSDM; from the exons ATGTGGCGGCGGGAGCTCGAATGGCCGGTGGCGCGGCTGGTAATCAAGAGGAAGATTGGTCACGACGTGGCGACGGTCGGGCGACGCAAGAAGATCGAGTCTGTTGGTGGGTGTGCTGCTCTAATCtggtggcggggcggcggggggagcTCAAATCACGCGGCGGTGATTCAGCGGCGGAGAAAGCGGCCAATTCGGCCGATTTGGAGATGGGCAACGGCAAATCCGGCGACGGGGGCGGTGGAGCGGTCAGATCTGGTAGCTGAGCGGTACAGCGTGGTCCGGTGGGCAGCG AAAGCTAGCTCGTGTCCCCCCATTCCCTTCTCTCCCTCCCACCAAAAAGTTTACGGCGGCTGCGCTGTTCTTCCCAGCAGCGCCGACTGCTGCTTCGTTGGAAGTCAGATTCGGTTGCGGGGGAGATGGAAAGGCGACCGGCGACGAGGGGCCTCTACACGACGCCCCCTCTGCGAGCACGATGACATCTCAGTCTCACTCTCACACGGTTTCAGCAGCCGGGGAAAGCACATCGCCAGGAG AAGCTCACATGCTGGACCAGGAACTTCTTCTATTAATCCACTTAAAAGGAAGAGGGGTGTCTatggtaagaagaagaagaagatgatcccTGTTACTCCTCAAGAAGATCTGCTCTTTGCTTCCTCTGCTTCAGAAAGTGACGGCGACGAGGACACCGACATGAGTTCTGGTTCTGACATGTGA
- the LOC123073735 gene encoding phenolic glucoside malonyltransferase 1-like, which yields MDEASSHAAAKAAPVRAVAVSRIAPSVLREGQCGERVKLSFLDSLWVVLPPIQRVFLYQLGEDGGSGRSDDGFPAVVERLKRALADTLAHYLPLAGTLEYVMETGDAFVDCTNAGVAFVEAEGGMDVRRLAGDEAHDTLAFLSLVPELDARVLPAPVLSVQATRLSGGLAVGLSVHHAVADGRAVWRFMEAWSSASREGSPVTKVLGPPHYSRDVIHHPNADELAREMLKTVAPNLPKVRGQYDFSQRFLLARRTFYLGADEIRSLRRRIDDLASAEAGGDAPKPKPVSTFVALAALSWTAFVRSKGLAAGDDMYLAFLADLRSRLDPCVSEAYLGNCVRACLASCADAADLLGQAGILRAARAVQAAVAEMEAAPLSGTDKGWMQKLMRLPFQRLTNVAASPRFRAYEAADFGFGKPARVELVSMNHDGEMVLVGGRGDGEVQASVSINPAHMDAFKACILG from the exons ATGGACGAGGCAAGCTCCCACGCCGCCGCCAAGGCCGCGCCAGTGCGGGCTGTCGCCGTTTCCCGGATTGCGCCGTCGGTTCTCCGGGAGGGGCAGTGCGGGGAACGCGTGAAACTTTCCTTCCTTGATTCGTTGTGGGTCGTGCTGCCCCCGATCCAGCGAGTGTTCCTGTACCAGCTTGGGGAGGACGGCGGCAGTGGCCGCAGTGACGACGGCTTCCCGGCGGTGGTCGAGCGACTCAAGCGTGCTCTCGCGGACACGCTGGCGCACTACCTGCCCCTGGCGGGGACGCTTGAGTATGTGATGGAGACCGGGGACGCCTTCGTGGACTGCACCAACGCCGGGGTCGCCTTCGTCGAGGCCGAGGGCGGCATGGATGTGCGGCGCCTAGCTGGCGACGAGGCGCACGACACCCTCGCATTCCTGAGCCTCGTGCCGGAGCTCGATGCCCGGGTGCTCCCTGCGCCCGTGCTGTCAGTACAGGCCACTCGTCTAAGCGGCGGCCTGGCGGTCGGCCTGTCCGTGCACCACGCAGTCGCCGACGGACGTGCCGTGTGGCGATTCATGGAGGCATGGTCTTCCGCTTCCCGCGAGGGCTCCCCAGTCACCAAGGTCCTCGGCCCGCCACACTACAGCCGCGACGTCATCCACCACCCGAACGCCGACGAGCTCGCCCGCGAGATGCTAAAGACCGTCGCGCCCAATCTCCCAAAG GTGAGGGGGCAGTACGACTTCAGCCAGCGATTCCTGCTCGCGCGCCGAACGTTCTACCTCGGCGCCGACGAGATCCGGTCGCTTAGGCGGCGGATCGACGACCTCGCCTCCGCCGAGGCCGGTGGCGACGCGCCCAAGCCGAAACCGGTGTCGACGTTCGTGGCGCTGGCGGCGCTGAGCTGGACGGCGTTCGTTCGTTCCAAGGGGCTCGCCGCCGGGGACGACATGTACCTGGCGTTCCTCGCCGACCTGCGCTCCCGCCTGGACCCGTGTGTGAGCGAGGCTTACCTCGGCAACTGCGTGCGCGCGTGCCTGGCGAGCTGCGCCGACGCGGCGGATCTCCTCGGCCAGGCGGGCATCCTCCGCGCGGCGCGGGCTGTGCAGGCCGCGGTGGCGGAGATGGAGGCGGCACCGCTGTCCGGGACGGACAAGGGGTGGATGCAGAAGCTGATGCGGCTGCCGTTCCAGCGGCTGACcaacgtggcggcgagccctcgaTTCAGGGCCTACGAGGCGGCTGACTTCGGGTTCGGGAAGCCCGCGCGCGTGGAGCTGGTGTCCATGAACCACGACGGCGAgatggtgctcgtcggcggccgcGGAGATGGCGAGGTGCAAGCCTCCGTGTCGATCAACCCGGCGCACATGGACGCATTCAAGGCCTGCATCCTCGGCTAG